In the Thermosipho affectus genome, one interval contains:
- a CDS encoding glycosyltransferase, producing MKKKVLIFSTRLPYPPTAGFKKRILKFSEFLSNMEFQVDLSFLHSDSLNNQLIKKVRKLYDNIFPFYLTNFQKIFGMSKAVFKNEPLQSHLYYSDRIARKLSEIISKNHYNLILWNHIRAHEYRKYIFNDFAIHLIDYHDSLAYHYLSGNNKISNFLWKSIYKIEGKRLLKYEKKILNNYKMAFITSVVDKYFIEPDGNKIKIIPMGVSQSLLGMKNDESDEDIITFIGKMDYLPNVDAVVYFTKEILPEINHDVKLYIIGTNPNKAVLNLQKKYSNVFVTGYIENPYELMAKSKIVIAPIRTGAGIQNKILEGMALGKPVVTFKERIKPFENIKNFQDIFAVDSSEEFAKAINSLLKNKTLRLEIGKNARNYIKENYTWKKIENKFRNYIYEVIE from the coding sequence GTGAAAAAAAAAGTATTGATATTTTCAACGAGATTACCTTATCCACCAACTGCCGGTTTCAAGAAAAGAATACTAAAGTTTTCAGAATTTCTTTCAAATATGGAGTTTCAAGTAGATCTTTCATTTCTTCATAGTGATAGTTTAAATAATCAACTAATTAAAAAAGTAAGAAAGTTATATGATAACATATTTCCGTTTTATTTAACCAATTTTCAAAAAATTTTCGGAATGTCAAAAGCTGTTTTTAAAAATGAACCTTTGCAAAGTCATCTATATTATTCAGATAGAATTGCTCGAAAATTATCTGAAATAATTTCTAAGAACCATTACAACTTAATTTTATGGAATCATATTAGAGCACATGAGTATAGAAAATATATTTTTAATGATTTTGCGATCCATTTGATAGATTATCACGATTCTTTAGCTTATCATTATTTGAGTGGAAATAATAAAATTAGTAATTTTCTTTGGAAATCAATTTACAAAATAGAAGGTAAAAGGCTTTTGAAATACGAAAAAAAAATTCTAAACAATTATAAAATGGCATTTATCACATCTGTTGTCGATAAGTATTTCATAGAACCGGATGGTAATAAAATAAAAATTATCCCTATGGGAGTCTCACAATCACTATTAGGAATGAAAAATGATGAGTCTGATGAAGATATAATTACTTTTATTGGAAAAATGGATTATTTACCAAATGTAGATGCTGTTGTTTATTTTACAAAAGAAATTCTTCCGGAAATTAATCATGATGTAAAATTATATATTATTGGAACGAATCCTAATAAAGCAGTTTTGAATTTACAAAAAAAGTATTCTAATGTTTTTGTGACTGGTTATATAGAAAATCCTTATGAGTTAATGGCTAAATCTAAAATAGTAATTGCCCCTATTCGAACAGGCGCAGGAATTCAAAATAAAATTTTAGAAGGAATGGCGCTTGGAAAACCAGTTGTGACCTTTAAGGAACGTATTAAACCTTTTGAAAATATTAAAAATTTTCAGGATATTTTTGCTGTTGATTCTTCGGAAGAATTTGCAAAGGCTATAAATTCCTTGCTAAAAAATAAAACCCTAAGATTGGAAATAGGTAAAAATGCTAGAAATTACATAAAAGAAAATTATACCTGGAAAAAAATTGAAAATAAATTTAGAAATTATATATATGAAGTAATTGAATAG
- a CDS encoding exopolysaccharide biosynthesis polyprenyl glycosylphosphotransferase produces MNFSRIIILIDLFLIMVFNYFLTSSVFSSVFLSVIIWMGIYAFRVYDYDYLKDYNEQLIRVFAGIVIGFIGILIFYPLMDKILNRWFFIYNLIILLLTIPILHKIEYLILIKNTSQKRYLVIGRKDELKDILQEIEKKTQGKVVFSEFLNPSPAVLKSKIAQYDAVLVADQELEKYVKNQLNELKEKYEIEYLPNLVEKILKRIPIEVAIKFKDYYEIAFQNTKESPAKRILDIFGSIIGLVIFSPFMLITAIAILIEDGRPVIFKQLRVGKDNKHFMLVKFRSMKKHKEDKAKFADQEEDRILKIGRLIRPVRIDESLQFINILKGDMSIVGPRPEQIPFVRQFEKEIEFYSQRHNVKPGLTGWAQIMYKYASDLNEVKKKLSYDLWYVKNRNIFLDLKIILQTLEVIFWKRGAK; encoded by the coding sequence GTGAATTTTTCAAGAATAATAATTTTAATAGACCTTTTCTTAATAATGGTTTTTAACTACTTTTTAACTTCTTCTGTGTTTTCTTCTGTTTTCCTTTCTGTTATAATATGGATGGGAATATATGCCTTTAGGGTTTATGATTATGATTATCTAAAAGATTACAACGAACAATTGATAAGGGTTTTTGCAGGGATAGTAATAGGATTTATTGGAATATTAATATTTTATCCATTAATGGATAAAATATTAAACCGTTGGTTTTTCATCTATAACCTTATAATCTTACTTTTAACTATTCCGATATTGCATAAAATAGAATATCTAATATTAATAAAAAATACTTCTCAGAAAAGATACCTTGTAATAGGGAGAAAAGATGAATTAAAAGATATTCTACAGGAGATTGAGAAAAAAACACAAGGAAAAGTTGTTTTTTCTGAGTTTTTAAATCCATCTCCAGCAGTGCTTAAAAGTAAAATTGCACAATATGATGCTGTATTAGTTGCTGACCAGGAACTAGAAAAATACGTAAAAAATCAGTTAAACGAGCTAAAGGAAAAATACGAAATAGAATATCTTCCAAATCTTGTTGAAAAAATACTAAAAAGAATTCCAATAGAAGTTGCAATAAAGTTCAAAGATTATTATGAAATAGCTTTTCAAAATACAAAAGAATCACCTGCAAAAAGAATACTCGATATATTTGGTTCAATAATAGGGCTAGTTATATTTTCCCCGTTTATGCTTATAACGGCAATTGCCATACTTATAGAAGACGGAAGGCCAGTTATATTTAAACAATTGAGGGTAGGGAAGGATAATAAGCATTTTATGCTTGTAAAGTTTAGAAGCATGAAAAAACATAAAGAAGATAAAGCAAAATTTGCAGATCAGGAGGAAGATAGGATTTTGAAAATAGGTAGGTTAATAAGGCCTGTGCGGATAGATGAATCTTTGCAGTTTATAAACATCCTAAAAGGAGATATGAGCATTGTAGGGCCAAGACCAGAACAAATACCATTTGTCAGGCAATTTGAAAAAGAAATAGAATTTTATTCTCAAAGACACAATGTAAAACCAGGCCTTACAGGTTGGGCGCAGATAATGTATAAATATGCATCCGATTTAAACGAAGTGAAAAAAAAGCTTAGCTATGACTTATGGTATGTAAAAAATAGAAACATATTCCTTGATTTAAAGATAATACTTCAAACACTCGAAGTTATTTTCTGGAAGAGGGGAGCGAAGTAG
- the cmr6 gene encoding type III-B CRISPR module RAMP protein Cmr6 — translation MKNNKKNNNKEEGEFVLPIDTLKIFKLNNEKIDNFNLLMNKFIISKKHSKEKKFDKKIINNFDFTVFSKLIKKLKKDYYGKIEELSLDLKSFEKEIQWRMIVGLGETSVCETSMTLHHIYGLPYIPGQALKGMLRNYVILNFFSSEDEALKDKEFCKIFGDKENKGEVLFFDAFPIDRINIKRDVINVHYKEYYEGKSAPCDNLNPKPIFFYTVENTKFKFVIGSKKNMENYKIMENSLLELFKKALENHGVGAKTSVGYGYFK, via the coding sequence ATGAAGAATAATAAAAAAAATAATAACAAAGAGGAAGGAGAATTTGTTTTACCTATAGATACTTTAAAAATTTTTAAATTAAATAATGAAAAGATTGATAATTTTAATTTGTTAATGAATAAGTTCATCATATCAAAAAAACATTCAAAAGAAAAGAAATTTGATAAGAAAATAATAAATAATTTTGATTTTACAGTGTTTAGCAAGCTTATAAAGAAATTAAAAAAGGATTATTATGGTAAAATAGAAGAGCTTTCTTTGGATTTAAAATCATTTGAAAAGGAAATTCAGTGGAGAATGATAGTTGGATTAGGTGAAACATCTGTGTGTGAAACGTCTATGACTTTGCATCATATATATGGATTGCCATACATACCTGGTCAGGCGCTAAAAGGTATGTTGAGAAATTATGTTATTTTAAACTTTTTTTCATCAGAAGATGAAGCGTTGAAAGATAAAGAATTTTGTAAAATTTTTGGAGATAAAGAGAATAAGGGTGAAGTACTATTTTTCGATGCATTTCCAATTGATAGGATAAATATAAAACGTGATGTTATAAATGTTCATTACAAAGAATATTACGAGGGAAAAAGTGCACCGTGTGATAATTTAAATCCTAAGCCTATATTTTTCTATACAGTAGAAAATACTAAATTTAAATTTGTAATAGGTTCTAAAAAAAATATGGAAAATTATAAGATTATGGAAAATAGCCTTTTAGAATTATTTAAAAAGGCCTTGGAAAACCATGGTGTGGGTGCAAAAACTTCTGTGGGATATGGGTATTTTAAATAA
- the cmr5 gene encoding type III-B CRISPR module-associated protein Cmr5, with product MSNEKKSLKTLEHGRAHFAFECVENAINVLGNKKGEYKSYVKKIPMLIKTNGLGLTFAFILSKKAKSKAYEIIGENILNWLKRDEKRILKDASKIENFDGLVKTVTMLESSEYMALSNEVLAFFNWLRRFAEGLIEDEEDKNRGDGNNEE from the coding sequence ATGAGTAATGAGAAAAAAAGTTTAAAAACACTTGAGCATGGAAGGGCACATTTTGCATTTGAATGTGTGGAAAATGCCATAAATGTTCTTGGCAATAAAAAAGGAGAGTATAAATCCTATGTAAAAAAGATTCCCATGCTTATAAAAACAAACGGATTGGGACTAACATTTGCCTTTATACTTTCTAAAAAGGCGAAAAGTAAGGCATATGAAATAATTGGAGAAAATATTTTAAATTGGCTAAAAAGAGATGAAAAAAGGATATTAAAAGACGCAAGTAAAATAGAAAATTTTGATGGATTAGTTAAGACCGTTACAATGTTGGAGTCTTCTGAATACATGGCCCTTTCCAATGAAGTTTTGGCTTTTTTTAATTGGCTTAGAAGGTTTGCAGAAGGACTTATAGAGGATGAGGAAGATAAAAATAGAGGTGATGGAAATAATGAAGAATAA
- the cmr4 gene encoding type III-B CRISPR module RAMP protein Cmr4 translates to MYKIAKPVFLKVVTPLHAGSGQDLGIVDLPIQRERHTNFPKIESSSIKGCIRESFEDLEKENKLEKYGVDDIISLVFGPESGDVHASSIAFTDARILLFPVKSVKGVYAYITSPKVLERFKKDLEISKTLDGIKKHFFDKKRKLKKLTVSNREKLCISEKVILEEYAFEVEFSEDTKGFAEWLSALLGIEEIKDKLVILPDDVFGDFVNLSTEVITRIKINPETGTVEGSALFTEEYLPSETVMYFLCMASPIFLKKDKKEKILKELMKNEKFSEEKFVMNFFEENLPKIIQIGGNATIGKGISELKVWKTEGDKQ, encoded by the coding sequence ATGTACAAAATTGCAAAACCTGTGTTTTTAAAAGTTGTTACACCACTTCATGCGGGAAGTGGACAAGATTTGGGAATAGTTGATTTGCCTATCCAGCGTGAGAGACATACAAATTTTCCTAAAATTGAATCATCATCTATAAAGGGATGTATTAGAGAATCCTTTGAGGATTTGGAAAAAGAAAATAAATTAGAAAAATATGGAGTAGATGATATTATATCCTTGGTTTTTGGTCCAGAAAGTGGAGATGTACATGCAAGCTCTATTGCATTTACAGATGCAAGAATTTTACTATTTCCCGTAAAATCGGTAAAGGGAGTATATGCATATATTACATCTCCAAAGGTTTTGGAAAGGTTTAAAAAGGATTTGGAAATATCAAAAACATTGGATGGTATTAAAAAACACTTTTTTGATAAAAAGAGGAAATTAAAAAAATTAACAGTTTCAAATCGTGAAAAACTATGTATTTCAGAAAAAGTAATTCTTGAAGAATACGCCTTTGAAGTTGAATTTAGTGAAGATACAAAAGGATTTGCAGAATGGCTTTCAGCATTACTTGGAATAGAGGAGATAAAAGACAAACTTGTTATACTTCCAGATGATGTTTTTGGGGATTTTGTAAATCTTTCAACAGAGGTTATAACAAGGATAAAGATTAACCCTGAAACGGGTACAGTAGAGGGTAGTGCGCTATTTACAGAAGAATATTTGCCTTCTGAAACTGTAATGTATTTTCTTTGCATGGCAAGTCCGATTTTTTTGAAAAAGGATAAAAAGGAAAAAATTTTAAAAGAATTAATGAAAAATGAAAAGTTTTCAGAAGAAAAATTTGTGATGAATTTTTTTGAAGAAAACCTACCAAAGATAATACAAATAGGTGGAAATGCAACTATTGGAAAGGGAATCTCTGAATTAAAAGTATGGAAAACCGAAGGTGATAAACAATGA
- a CDS encoding putative CRISPR-associated protein gives MKKVISMVGTSIITNVLEEEEGLYNYYDELKDKSYSDWEYYERKIRKIKDGVLEYLKDDENFEKASAEIESILEISKKYKDENKKVYLLTTDTILSYLSAEIIKTIFEEYVENSDIEIKIHLVKSLNVNENFVEGLNNLIGKIENIAGGYYENLIFNITGGYKGIIPYLTIMAVVNECEIYYIHEESNKLIRIPQIPLKIDYNLFEKYEELIIKLENGIESYQKLKVENYKACEKLEKSGLVEIVDDIAFLSPIGRILFNRYKGQFVYFYATDEIYKDIKNKKEIMRILKSKFFENYNSKTQDKSGHLVYDDGNNQNRIFYFKDGDEIYIYKVFEDHDKYEKYLNSEKFTNEFKESYKNLSKLRRIKKEE, from the coding sequence ATGAAAAAGGTAATTTCAATGGTGGGGACATCTATTATTACCAATGTATTAGAGGAAGAAGAAGGATTATATAATTATTATGATGAATTAAAAGATAAGAGCTATTCTGATTGGGAATATTATGAGAGAAAAATAAGAAAGATAAAAGATGGAGTTTTAGAGTATTTGAAAGACGACGAAAATTTTGAAAAAGCTTCTGCAGAAATTGAAAGTATCTTAGAAATATCAAAAAAGTATAAAGATGAAAATAAAAAAGTTTATTTGTTAACAACAGATACGATTTTATCATATTTATCTGCAGAAATTATAAAAACTATATTTGAAGAGTATGTTGAGAATAGTGATATTGAAATTAAAATTCACTTGGTTAAATCACTTAATGTAAATGAAAATTTTGTAGAAGGACTTAATAATTTAATAGGAAAGATTGAAAATATCGCAGGAGGTTATTATGAGAATTTAATTTTTAATATAACAGGGGGATATAAGGGAATAATACCATATTTAACCATTATGGCCGTTGTTAACGAGTGTGAAATATACTATATTCACGAAGAGTCTAATAAATTAATAAGAATTCCTCAAATTCCTTTGAAGATTGACTATAATCTTTTTGAAAAATATGAAGAATTAATAATAAAACTTGAAAATGGTATAGAAAGTTATCAAAAATTAAAGGTTGAAAATTATAAAGCCTGTGAGAAATTGGAAAAAAGTGGTTTAGTGGAAATAGTTGATGATATTGCCTTTTTAAGTCCAATAGGTAGGATATTGTTTAATAGGTATAAGGGTCAATTTGTATATTTTTATGCTACAGATGAAATTTATAAAGATATAAAAAACAAAAAAGAAATAATGCGCATATTAAAAAGTAAGTTTTTTGAAAATTATAATTCAAAGACACAAGATAAGTCAGGACATTTGGTGTATGATGATGGAAATAACCAGAATCGCATTTTTTATTTTAAAGATGGGGATGAAATATACATATATAAAGTGTTTGAAGATCACGATAAATACGAAAAGTATTTAAATAGTGAGAAATTTACAAATGAATTCAAAGAAAGTTATAAAAATTTGTCAAAATTAAGAAGAATCAAAAAGGAGGAATAA